The sequence ATAATTTTGGGAACCATACAACATCTCTGTACTGCTATCCAGGCTTTTTAAATGCTTAAGTCTGTTAAAGTTATAACAGTTATAAATCTGTTATCCATCATTTGTTCAGCTACTTAACCCATGATTGTACAGTAATAGAGCGAGATTGACATTTTACTTGTAACTGTTGTTTATAAGACAATCAGTAAAGGCCTTATTGTCATATAAAGTGTTTGCTTATGGCAGTAGTGTTGGCGCTGAAATGAACAACAACAGCTTAATTGAAATCCTCAAGTGTTAAATGCTAAACCATTTTGCAAGTGTTTTTGCACTCAGAATACTGCAGTCGGCACAACTGTTAAGTGAATTCACTTTTTATCTTTTCTTGAATCATGACATCTAAACCAAACATCTTTCATTCACTGAGAAATACCTTGCTTGGAGCTATAGTTAGCATTTCCAACAGCTTGGTAAACAGACAGAACAGCTGTTTAAACTTCTCTAAACTCAAATGTATGCTTGTTTAACCTTAAGATTAAACTCACAGATACTCTTCTCAGTTTTCTAAAAAGAACGGTCTCTTTGTCATGAACTTCCCTTGTTCTTATTGgcacttttcttctttttaacaGTTTCTCCTGTTATAAGCATGAAGACCGTCCTGGTCCAAAAAGGAGGAGAAGACTTTCAAGAGGTCATCTGTACAGCAACAGGAGGGAGGCCACATCCAAATATCACATGGATACTGCCTGAATTCAAAAACACACCACCTTTACAGAGAAATGTCTCCAAACCAGATTCAGTTATCAGTTCATATCAGTTCCCATCAGATCCTTATGAAGGAGAAAATATCTCTTGTGTATTTAGCTATGCGTTTCTCCCATTCATAAACACAAGGACAATCACTTTGCCAATTTACTGTGAGTACCAGCATTATTTAAACTGAATAGATGCACATATGTAGAATATTTAAAGCATctaatttgtaaaacttttttccATCTAGATCTTTCCTCACTTCAGCTGAAGAACGTTGATTATGCCATTAACAGTGAGAATCAGACTTCATTGTCACTTGTGGAGGGTGGCATGGACATTACAATCAGgatggatgttttaggcaatgtACCAAGTTATAAAGTGAAATGTTCCAGGTAAGATGTTATAATATCATCCCTGAAGGCCTTGAATATAagcataaaatgaacattttaaatgagcACTGATACAACATGAAACTGTCAATTTCACCctcaattaaaaattcaaatattgtATTATGGTGTGTTGACTATAGAATAAGCACACTGAAACAAGTTGTAAAAAGCTTGCTTTGCACTTTTGTATCACTTGATCAAGGAAGGCCAACCACTACCTGAGGATGTGGATTTGGTTGGCAACAAACTCTTAGTCAGAGGACCTGTTGAGCTGCACCTTGCTGGACAATATCTCTGCCAGGCCTCTTACCGTAGACATCAAGTTTCCCTGCAGTTTACAATTAAAGTAAATCCAAAAGTCCTACTGCCAGGTACTATATTTGCTTTCACAATATCATCACACTGTACTGATATTCTACACTCTACAACTAAAGATAGTCAACTAAAGTATAAACttgatttaatttcactttcagtGACATTTCCCCCAAATATCAGCGTGAATTATGTAGAGAATTCAGACTACATTCACATTGAGTGTTTGGCCTCCAATGCTGTACCTGCTGCAAATGTGTCCTGGGTTCTTTCAAAAGAGATTAATAGTACAATTCAGTCTGAAGAAACACACTATAATGGATCTAATTCTGTCAGAAGTGTGTTGACTGTGCCTAGCTGCATGACCCGCAGATATGTAATTGAGTGTGTAGTCGACCATCCTGACTTCACGGAAGAAGAGAGGCGGCAGATTGCTCTTCCTGTGTGTGGTAAGACATTGttggatagatgaatggatggatggatggatagtgcAATGGTGATGAtaaaacaatggatggatggatggatggatgcatggatgaatagattaatgatgataatagaacaatggatgaatggatggatacatgcatggatggatggatagtacaatgatgatgatgaaacaatggatgaatggatggatggatagtacAATGATGATActagaacaatggatggatgcatggatggatggatggttggatggatggatgcatgcatGCATTGATGGACAGTACAATGATAATGAtagaaaaatggatggatggacggatggatgaaggcatgcatgcatgcatggatAGTATAATGATGATActagaacaatggatggatgcaTGCATGCATTGATGGATAGTGCAATGATAGTAATAGAACAgcggacagatggatggatggatggatggatggatcctGTTgacataggcagctcactaggttttaaaacAGAGCTATCTATCAAACATTCTGACATGTAGTTTATGTTTTTTGGTTGTAGCACCACCGAATATTACCCTGCAGTCTAGTGTTGAATGGGACAGTGGCATTGCTTACGCATCGCTGGTGTGTTCAGTGCAGAGCCAGACCCCAGCAGCGGCCATCACCTGGGCTGTAGAGTGCCATGGCATTAATAATAACTCTAGTGAACTTGTAATGACTCAACCTGAGCTTCAGCAGAGTCATATGGTTGTCGCTCAGAGCGTGGCACATATTCCTATTTACTCACATGCCGGATGCACTGTGACCTGTGTGGTTGAGCATCAAGGGTTAGAGAAACCAGAGAACAAGAGCATCGTCCTCCCATCCTTAGGTAAGTTTTACTATAACATTAACTCCAAAAGTAGTTTGACGCTTGAGCCAGACTTAGAAATTAATGAATGTGATTGCGTTAGGAAGCTAAATGTCAGTCCATTCATACGTTTTAAATGACCTAATTATCACTGTGAAACTGCTTTGCTtcttgaatttaaagaaataatctgCATTCAATATAAGTTAAGTTTAACCCTAAAATGACCACTACAAAATCGACACATCAAGTAATGAAAATCTCTTTGCTTTTAGGGCCGTCTGTAagccgtgcgtttctgggtgaaGAGAGTTACACTCTTATTTGGCATGCTGTGTGTGAGTACAGCGGCGATGGGGTGAAACCCAACATCTCCTGGGTCTTTCCCGATGAAGACACTGTAATACTGGTGACTACTGAATCCAGATATGATGGAATCAAAGTAGAAGTCAATTTAACTCATGAATTTCAACTCAGTCAGTATGAGGGGAAAGATTTGATATGTCTGATCCAGAACAAGCTCGGCAGGGATGAAAGACGGACAATACATGTTCCAAAATACTGTAAGCTTTTTTCAACCCTAAAATACTGACTGGCATGATTTCTAGTTATTCATTCAGTAAATGCAATctgcttttacttttatttagctaTCTCATCTATTGAGGTTTTAAACAAAACCACACTTGATCGTAGAAGTCATGGCCAGAATGAGCATCGTTTAGCACTGCAAGAAAACCTCTCGAATCAGAAGATACTTCTCAGAGCCCACGGCAATGTTCCATCGTACAAGACAACATGTTACAGGTATGTTGAATTTAAAGTTACAGAAAAACGTCATGACTGTATCAAGGCCTGTTAAACAGTTCTGCATCACTATCAAAACCTAAATGCAGCACactgattttctttcatttcagacaCCCAAAGGGATAAAAGACAAGGGCTAGCTAAAGTTTTCACATGAATTTTTTACTACATCAGGCTGGAAAGTTCTAAAGGATTATTTTTGCTTGACAATAAATGCaggaacatttctcatttttgttcagtttaacttgaagtactaaaacaactaaagcTAAATTAGCTAAAACTTATTACAAaacttgtgtgtatatatatatatatatatatatatatatatatatatatatatatatatatatacagattaaatactaataaaaaaggcaaaagcacaacaaaactactaaaagtgaaaacagaaaatataaaaatatttaaaataatataaaaactttaatagcTATAATTATGCGGCTTAGTCCAGAAATAGTACAGTAGATCCCTTAAATCTGTCATTCTATAAGAACACATACCCTAAATGAATATTCTAtatatcatttactcatcctcatcttgtttcaaacctttatgatttagtttcttccgtggaacacaaaaggatataTTCAGAAGAATGTTcgtgctgctcttttccatacattgaaagtgaatggtggcagatgctgtcaagctccaatagtgtagttaattaaaattaagctcaaattaaacataaaaaataatttatggtaattgaaataaagctaaaataaaaatataataatgaaaataaaatatattagataaaaacatttaaacttgaaaattagaaatgctaaCTGCAgctaatgaaataaataaaattaaatatttttgagtcatttttgaaatactaaaattactaaaactagtaaatattaatactaaaaataaaaataaagctaaatataaatatttaaacactaataaaaatgacaaaaccacaaccaaaatgtaaataaataaaataaagatgaaaacacacttttttgaaaaaatgtcactttttgtGCTCAGACTCAAAGCTTGAGAGAATGTGCCAACATTCAGTTTCATTGTATTGATAATGTGttccaagaaagaaagaaagaaagaaagaaagaaagaaaatcatgagTAAATTAGGACAGTTTTATTTtcgtgtgaactatccctttaacttttcaGACATCCAttgtaatgtagttttttttgtgcttatttCAGACATATTGATCAAAACTCTTCTAAATCTTCCATCTAGCAGTTTCTAGAGAAAAGGAGACTGACAAGTTGTTATTTAAGACACACCTCTGAATTTTTCTCATCTCAGGGAGGACGGGTCAGCAGCTGACACAGAGGACATGGCATTAGTTTTTACAGTGCCGGTGTCTGAACTGGATGCAGGATTGTACATATGCCATGTCTCGTACCACCACCACACGGCTAATGTTTTCATTCGGGTGGATGTAACTAGTGATGAGACTCAACACAGTGAGTTTTCCACATATCAGGCCTAGATTATCAATACTGATATTTAGAAGTGTGGTGAATTGATTTGTAATGAAAGTTTGTTTTCCACAGTGATATTCATCATTATTTGCTTCTCGTCAGCTGCTGCAATCACCCTCATCTTGATTATCATTTTGGTTGTCCTCTGGTGAGTAGACTCGCTTTCTAACAAACTTAGGTTAAATtctactgttttctttttggatATTACCATACAGGTGAGATCAGTGGAGGCAAACAGGAAGCAAGGTAGCTTACCTAGACCAATGACATGCATCGTGTTCATAAACAGGATACATGGTGGCTGGCATAGAACAACACCGCATCTACCACATCTGTACTTTCACGCGACATAAACAGATTCATGTTCATGTCTCAGCAGCGGAGAATGGTGTCAATTTAAATTGCATACGTATCTGaggctttgatttaaaaaagaaaaaaaaaaccttgacacgTAAATTTCCTATTGTTATTTCTTTCTAGTAAAAGTGGGAGAAGTCACTCATCAGAAAATGGCCAAAAGGTAAACAAAGtgttatataatcatttcaacaTTTTGTCCAGGAAATAGCAATggctcatttaattttttttccccaaaagaaAAACAGGACAGAGCGTGAGTCTCTAGCAGCTCTAATGCAGGATCCTCGCTGCGCAGAGAAGACGGTGATTCCAAGCATGGCTGGAGACTATTCCATTGTTTTTGATGCTAAAAGCACAGTGTGACACACCTGTTGGGTTTTACGACTGTAATATATCAGTTTTTGCACATACTTGTGGAGTTTGTGGCAGCTTGAGTGCATGCTTTAAAAAAGGGAACATGCCTaagaaattcattcatttttaatcagaCTGTTTTGCTGATGATATGTAAtggaaaaagaaaatggaaatttaCTTAAAGTTTTCTGtacccaggccatccaagattaagataagtttgtttctttatcagaacagatgaaagtgatgtgacatacagccaagtatggtaacccatactcggaattcgtgctctgcttttaacccatccaaagtgcacacacacagcagtgaacacacacacccggagcagtgggcagccatttatgctgcggcgcccggggagcagttgggggttcggtgccttgctcaggggcacctcagtcatggtattgaaggtggagagagcgctgtacattcactccccccacctacaattcctaccggcccgagactcgaactcacaaaccTTGGACTGCAAGTCCGATTCtctgaccattaggccacgacttccctgatttggagaaatttagcattgcattagttactcaccaatggatcctctgcagtgaatgggtgccatcggaatgagagtccaaacagctgataaaaacatcccaataattcacaagtaatccaatATGACTCCCGTCTATCAATTAAAATCTTGTCAattgaaaatctgtgtgtttttaataaacacattaatCAGGCTTCTCCAAAACTTCTCCAAATCCATCCCAATGAAGAAACAACTCAtatacatcttgaatggcctaagaatgatgcaaatgtttattttggtatgaactattcatttaatataaatgtttcattagtTGTCTCAGGGTTTTGGACTCAACTGTATATACACAATGCAGTTGGTATTTTTAATATGTAGTTGTTCTTTTTCCTCAACTACAAATACAACCTGTAAGGAAAATATCGGAGTAGCTTGGTATTACTTTTAGCATTATGATTTACTTCAATAAGTAgcattgttttataaatataatgagcacatttttattgttttactactTTTTAAGATTGTTGCTTTGTTCTGATTTacacataaatgtaatttaagtcaGATTGGTGTCTTCGATCTTGTTTTCGTTCCATTTGTACTTGTAGCTCACAAACTGACTGAATTTGTAGCGCCCTCTGGTGACCCTGCAGTATACAGTGGGAGAATCCACATCTGTGCCTGTAGAGTGAGAGTCCAGTCTGATATTTTGGTTATGAGATTTTACTCCCTTCACAGTCTTTGTTTGAATGACGACTGGTCTATATTTGTGTTGCTGTAAGATACCTAGGCATCTCCAgggtgtattttgtttttttgatgtttgtattgttaaaataaaataatttacttgtttagtttatttgattatgtttgtttatcaggttaaaaaaaaatattattccaatCATAAGATGATATATGACAAATACAGTTTTCACAAAGGACAAAATTCTTTGTATATCACATTATAAAATGCACTTTCCTGTTACATGGATTTACAAAACATACAATGTTAAGAAGAGATTTGACCCTTGAGTTAAACTGAATTATTGCTCATAAACCTTTCATACACAGTCCATACATAAAGAagcaaaaaaattactttatgtACATTTATCGTTTCTTATACAGACAAGGTTTAAGTTGAAGACTGACTTTCTTCACGTTCACAGGTGCTTTTCCTGTCTTTATGAATTCAAAGGAGTAGAAGTGGCTGTTTTTAGtgtcctagaaaaaaaaacagatgaacatAAATAGCTTGTAAACAGCTCTTTTCTTTAAGGGTCAATATCATTGTAGGTTGCCTTTTGGCGTCCTGTACATAAATAACTCATTTGCCATGATAACATGAAAATGACTATGAAAGGGTGTGTTATATTAGGCTAAGtttttataatcataaaaaaagcataacttggctctttagatatattttctagatttgttttagttttgtgtaagaATGTCCCATGCACTGCTCATTCAATTTGAATGATAGTAGATTATTGTCAAatcataaaatttataaaatgctgttctcctattgatattttgttaaataagaaATTACTCGTTTTGAATGTATTGATCATTtggtaataaaaatgatatttttattttaataaaaaataagagttTGTCCATGTCCCTTGAATGGTTGTCCACCTTGTCATATTGGGGCATCCgcccctttaagaaaaggccAACCACTTTAGTGACATCAGGACAACAGATTATTTGTCTCTTCAGTGACAGGGATTTCTACCACAGAGGTGAGCAAGTTGGTGACTTTTCAACTGACAAATTTTCCTTGAGTTTGCTTACTTTCTTTACCAAAGCTTATCATGTCCACCCTGTCGGCATAAAATATGCCAGAAGTGATTagaatacagtattttcaaaatatgtcagTTTAAATATACCAAATTCTCTTCAACAACCAGACTAAATATTTAGCTAGCCACAGTTTGTTGTAAGCTAATACGCTAATTGAAGCTCAAAATGTCCACCCTGTCGGCCACTTAAGACTCGATAGAGTGGACATACACATGACAGGGTGGACACAGCATTCATTTGTAGTTAATGttgctaaaaactaaaatgaacacaTATCAAAGTGACTAAggctgtaattttatttttattttatttttttcgaagttaaataaatgtttcattgtcatattttgtcatgctttgtgTGTTCTGCATTATGTGTCCACCCCGTCATGTTCTGGTCCACCCTGTCATcttgatattttacaataatattttaaataataattcattcataTCTATATAATCCAGTGTTCAATAGCTAGGTGTGGGGGcaataacatgcaaacaaaaactgcATCCAAATATCACAGTTTCTCCAAATAAGACAAAATACATGTGCGaaattgtatgagtttctttaaaaacacatggttaacattatttatgtatttataatttgaaagcaaacaaataaccctGTTTAGGAGGGACATCAtacctttcagaaaatataatttacatcttaattttgcaatgaaacgtatttaacagtaatatagATGTCCACGACAGGGTGGACATATCTTATGGTTTATGCTTCGAATAATGGCCcataattatccaaaaaaaaaatgtgtgggagcTCAGCTAATATGTTTCTATAGTACTTGAGTGTCTACTATTTATGACATGACAAAGCAGAtgggaaattaaaaccaaaatctTGGAGTATTGTGAGTGTTGAAATGCACTCTATGGCGATATTGATCCTTAAATAGtaaattaaactacattttgatTACTAAATTATGACCcatttaactgaaaaactgaGAATGAAGAACATTTTCTGTTTGTGCtgttaatatatacaattattgaTCTCCATACTTGCAGAACAGCACAATTCTAATCTGCAACACTGCACACTTGTCCTGACTTTCCATCTCTAGTACAGCATTAGACCTGCAACTAACAATCATTTATGAGAATTAAGGAGGAGATTATTCTaatgattaatagatttatgatAGCAGTCCTCTATTACTTGCATGTTTGTCAGTTTTTAACAGCAAGTCTGCAGAAAATGTTTCAGTGAGTTTTGCACAATCATCAGCTTTTTGAGGTGATATATatctaaacatttgaatgttagtgtatgttCACTGGAATGAATGGCACATTACCTTATGGACTAACTTGAAGCCCAGACTTGACAATGCACTAAAAAACGAACGCTCATTTTCAAATCTGCTGGCCACTTCAGCAATTTTGAGAAcacccctgcaaaaaaaaaatattaaaataatgccaactgtaaaaaaaaaaaaaaaaaaaaaaaaaaaagaagaagaagaagaaggtggCAGTTACCCCATCACCAGGACTCTGTTTGCTTCTGCCAAAAAGTCTCCGAGATTTGTCCCCatcaaagaaagacagaaaacagcAATATCTACAGTAGAATCACGAAGCGGCACCTGTGTAAAAGTCACAAACAGTGCTGCCTTGAGTCTTTCGGCTGCATTACAAATTATAGCTTTATAACAACCATAACTTACTTTTGCCATGTCACATTTAGTGGCAAGATCACAAACCGGAGCCAAATCAAAAGAATGTACTTTATTCTTTACACTCCGAGCAATTTTACAGTCTCCACAGCCGAAGTCAGCAACAACTAAAGAAGCTGgtctggaaaaaaaaggaaatagaaaATCATTAACTTTCAGTGCCttccaaaaatgctgtatttctgtAATTCATTCATGGAAGATTATTGTGTGCATGACCACTGTTATTTAATAAAGACAAgccagttaatttttttatatatatatatatatctttaaaaaaaattaacaaattaaattgtaGTTCAGGAAACTACAGCCATGTCAAAACTGGatggaaaattattattactttaatgaattattattgataatttattattattattactgttgttgttgttattattgtgccAAATTTCTTAATCaggtctttttaaaataaagataaaaataaataaataaaagcatgttgtaatatatttttttaaataaataaatacataaagttaaaagcaatatatctatctatctatctatctatctatatatatatatatatatatttatttatatatataggtgtgtgtgtttgtgtgtctaaaAGTAATGTGTGCTTGCATacccacaaacaaaacaaaacaacaacaacaaaacattgcataaAGGAAACTGCAAAAGGAAGGTCATCTCACTTTTTACAAATATAGGAAATGATTGAATCCACAGGGTTTGTAGGCCAGTGCTGAACTTGTGCCGTGTAGCCCTTGTGGTAAATTGCAATGGCCTCTGGGTCCTGCTGAAACATGCGTATGGCCTCACCGCTGGTGGACGTGTAAAGCTGCTCATTGATGTAGCGGAATCTAGCGGCTTCTAACTGCTTCTCCATCTTTGTCCTTAAAGCAGTCGAGGGGTCAGGAGCCACTTGCTCTTCATCGCCCTTCAAGCTTACTGTTGTACCTTTGGGTTCTTCTAGTTCCTCTGAGGCTTTATTGCTGTCATCAGGAAGCTGCGACTTTAAAATGC is a genomic window of Cyprinus carpio isolate SPL01 chromosome B15, ASM1834038v1, whole genome shotgun sequence containing:
- the si:ch211-149e23.4 gene encoding uncharacterized protein si:ch211-149e23.4, which produces MGLQTFFILAMVLNFAHSRDMQDSETRDLVLQQTVTGILGEEVYLRCLYTGQSSITFSSWNRIDSSNKAKKMAGYKSNENSFKRENFDIPASITNLTVKVNVTSFDQEGEYTCVFDSDEDETKETMFLTVIARPDVDITMKKEVVNGTLYHAVTCSASSAKPEAVIRWEISGALPRDDIFSVNMINPVHPNGTTSSISVLRFPLIMNNESTVTCVVEHPAFTEPKRAKIEVDTFVSPVISMKTVLVQKGGEDFQEVICTATGGRPHPNITWILPEFKNTPPLQRNVSKPDSVISSYQFPSDPYEGENISCVFSYAFLPFINTRTITLPIYYLSSLQLKNVDYAINSENQTSLSLVEGGMDITIRMDVLGNVPSYKVKCSREGQPLPEDVDLVGNKLLVRGPVELHLAGQYLCQASYRRHQVSLQFTIKVNPKVLLPVTFPPNISVNYVENSDYIHIECLASNAVPAANVSWVLSKEINSTIQSEETHYNGSNSVRSVLTVPSCMTRRYVIECVVDHPDFTEEERRQIALPVCAPPNITLQSSVEWDSGIAYASLVCSVQSQTPAAAITWAVECHGINNNSSELVMTQPELQQSHMVVAQSVAHIPIYSHAGCTVTCVVEHQGLEKPENKSIVLPSLGPSVSRAFLGEESYTLIWHAVCEYSGDGVKPNISWVFPDEDTVILVTTESRYDGIKVEVNLTHEFQLSQYEGKDLICLIQNKLGRDERRTIHVPKYSISSIEVLNKTTLDRRSHGQNEHRLALQENLSNQKILLRAHGNVPSYKTTCYREDGSAADTEDMALVFTVPVSELDAGLYICHVSYHHHTANVFIRVDVTSDETQHMIFIIICFSSAAAITLILIIILVVLCKSGRSHSSENGQKKNRTERESLAALMQDPRCAEKTVIPSMAGDYSIVFDAKSTV